One part of the Lycium ferocissimum isolate CSIRO_LF1 chromosome 8, AGI_CSIRO_Lferr_CH_V1, whole genome shotgun sequence genome encodes these proteins:
- the LOC132067394 gene encoding protein PLASTID REDOX INSENSITIVE 2, chloroplastic, with protein sequence MASATSLVSSSILLSSSSSLPYIYLPISTSLNCVSSISSWVSPKCFIHSTSSRNQENLICRAAEYKFPDPIPEFADAETEKFRDHLLKKLPKKKDVYGDSVDEIVGICTEILNEFLHAEYGGPGTLLVVPFIDMADTINERGLPGGPQAARAAVKWAQSHVDNDWKEWNSGKKR encoded by the exons ATGGCTTCAGCAACATCTCTTGTCTCTTCTtccattcttctttcttcttcttcttctttgccttatatttatcttccaatttcaacttcactCAATTGTGTTTCATCTATTTCAAGTTGGGTTTCTCCCAAATGCTTTATCCATAGCACAAGTAGTAGAAACCAAGAAAATCTTATTTGCAGAGCTGCTGAATACAAATTTCCTGACCCCATTCCTGAGTTTGCTGATGCT GAAACGGAGAAGTTTAGAGATCATTTGCTTAAGAAACTTCCAAAGAAGAAGGATGTCTATGGTGATTctgttgatgaaattgttggAATCTGCACTGAG ATCCTCAACGAATTCTTGCATGCTGAGTACGGTGGTCCAGGAACACTACTGGTTGTTCCATTCATCGATATGGCGGATACTATAAACGAGAGGGGTTTACCAGGAGGACCACAGGCTGCGCGAGCTGCAGTCAAATGGGCACAAAGTCACGTTGACAACGATTGGAAGGAATGGAATAGTGGCAAGAAAAGATAA
- the LOC132067393 gene encoding uncharacterized protein LOC132067393, whose protein sequence is MRPEFSLSIKKEKAPTLFPMLLMMMKRGLRLLSTRNLNSSPLIYRRYSSFSTSPLNAAPVNLAVDDVQLGGKAESSAPNLLQPGVIVYDGVCHLCHNGVKWVIKADRDRKIKFCCLQSKAAEPYMDVCDLDRDDVRRRFLFIEGPGLYHQGSTAALRVLAHLPLPYSALSALMIVPKPLRDAVYDHVAKKRYKWFGKSDECLVLREQDLFDRFIDREELLERSRSVL, encoded by the exons ATGCGTCCAGAGTTTTCCCTTTccataaaaaaagagaaagcgCCGACGTTATTCCCAATGCttctgatgatgatgaagagagGTTTACGGTTACTGAGTACCAGAAATCTGAACTCCTCGCCGTTGATTTACCGTCGTTATTCTTCTTTCTCGACGTCTCCGTTAAATGCGGCTCCCGTTAACTTAGCGGTAGATGACGTGCAATTAGGTGGGAAAGCGGAGAGTAGTGCTCCGAATTTACTTCAGCCAGGTGTCATTGTCTATGACGGCGTTTGTCATCTCTGTCACAACG GTGTGAAATGGGTGATTAAAGCTGACAGGGATAGGAAAATCAAGTTCTGTTGCTTGCAGTCAAAGGCTGCTGAACCTTACATGGATGTGTGTGATCTTGATCGAGATGACGTTCGTCGTCGCTTCTTATTTATTGAAGGCCCAGGTTTATACCATCAAGGCTCCACTG CTGCACTGAGGGTTCTAGCTCACTTGCCATTACCTTACTCTGCCCTGAGTGCTCTCATGATTGTACCTAAACCTTTAAGGGATGCTGTTTACGATCACGTTGCCAAGAAGCGGTATAAATGGTTTGGGAAGAGTGATGAATGCTTGGTCCTCCGGGAGCAAGACTTGTTTGACCGCTTCATTGATAGGGAAGAGTTGCTTGAACGTAGCCGATCAGTTCTGTGA